The Toxorhynchites rutilus septentrionalis strain SRP chromosome 3, ASM2978413v1, whole genome shotgun sequence genome includes a region encoding these proteins:
- the LOC129777925 gene encoding RIP-like protein gives MEVMSSPPIYHTSSAQKMRSKNAAHRFKYGSPKLVEMMREKCRLRIKEARNEQIFRKRNIVQEEKALLESIVRQELSELEKDIELQELIFQELISETNEWLFEEYEKSETYMINGFDQEAIFCPVCQKNEIGKLEAGLLQCLCGIKIRFSGSIEQFAINLKNTIAEHEIRCAAKMQFFLEPVLGSDAGQLNAYCPVCDYCKMFTD, from the exons ATGGAAGTTATGAGCTCTCCTCCAATCTATCATACCAGCAGCGCTCAGAAGATGCGCTCCAAAAATGCGGCCCATCGTTTCAAATATGGTTCCCCGAAGCTGGTAGAAATGATGCGAGAG AAATGTCGTCTTAGAATCAAGGAAGCACGCAATGAACAGATTTTCCGGAAGCGCAACATAGTGCAAGAGGAGAAAGCCTTGCTGGAGTCGATTGTCCGCCAGGAGTTATCTGAGCTTGAGAAAGACATCGAATTGCAGGAACTTATCTTCCAGGAGTTGATATCGGAAACGAATGAGTGGCTTTTCGAGGAGTATGAGAAATCGGAAACTTACATGATTAATGGATTCGACCAGGAAGCTATATTCTGTCCTGTTTGCCAGAAGAATgagattggaaaattggaagcagGTCTTCTCCAGTGTCTATGTGGAATTAAGATTAGATTTTCAGGAAGCATTGAACAATTTGCAATCAACCTAAAGAATACAATTGCAGAGCATGAAATTCGATGTGCAGCCAAGATGCAATTTTTCCTAGAACCTGTATTAGGTTCTGACGCTGGCCAGTTGAATGCATATTGTCCAGTATGTGACTACTGCAAAATGTTTACCGATTAA